A section of the Ruania halotolerans genome encodes:
- a CDS encoding dihydrofolate reductase family protein, which produces MAAQVFFSVSMSLDGFIAPESPEELMGRQWMELQQWVFRQRHFRENLKLGKGGEEGRDNDIVREAYRRTGASVMGKRMFDAGEHAWPDEAPFHTPVFVVTREQRDPWERPGGTTFHFVNDGIESALDQAREAAGDRDVRIAGGGATILEYVNAGLVDEFSIALAPVLFGAGIRLFEGVDAARVALEQVRAEPSSRVTHLTYAVRER; this is translated from the coding sequence ATGGCCGCACAGGTGTTCTTCAGCGTGTCGATGTCACTGGACGGGTTCATCGCACCCGAGTCACCCGAGGAGCTGATGGGGCGGCAGTGGATGGAGCTGCAGCAGTGGGTGTTCCGGCAGCGGCACTTCCGCGAGAACCTCAAGCTCGGGAAGGGTGGTGAGGAAGGGCGCGACAATGACATCGTGCGGGAGGCCTATCGACGCACCGGCGCGAGCGTGATGGGCAAGCGCATGTTCGACGCCGGTGAGCACGCGTGGCCGGACGAGGCGCCGTTCCACACGCCGGTCTTCGTGGTGACCCGCGAGCAGCGGGACCCCTGGGAGCGCCCGGGTGGGACGACCTTCCATTTCGTCAACGACGGCATCGAGTCCGCGCTCGATCAGGCCCGCGAGGCGGCCGGCGACCGGGACGTCCGCATCGCGGGCGGCGGCGCCACGATCCTGGAGTACGTGAACGCCGGTCTGGTCGACGAGTTCTCGATCGCGCTGGCACCGGTGCTGTTCGGCGCCGGAATCCGCCTGTTCGAGGGCGTGGATGCGGCCCGCGTGGCCCTGGAGCAGGTCCGCGCGGAGCCATCGTCGAGGGTGACGCACCTGACCTACGCTGTCCGGGAGCGGTAG
- a CDS encoding DedA family protein: MAALSNRLAEGMDAFLAGLADQFGPLMLILGGVFAFAESALGLGIAFPGETAVLALGAATTTGSDVAWALGVVAVGACLGDHVGYLIGRRLGPALRESALVRRVGVRHWDSGTRMMGTYGMWAIAGSRLLPGVRTVVPAVAGAAGLGYRSFVLGSVLGAASWSSLWVGAGATARNALPEMARTLGTAGWIAVGAIALAAAVVLLVVRQRRRRARRLADAVTHR; this comes from the coding sequence GTGGCAGCCCTGTCCAACCGGTTGGCTGAGGGCATGGACGCCTTCCTCGCAGGTCTCGCCGATCAGTTCGGTCCGTTGATGCTCATCCTGGGCGGAGTGTTCGCGTTCGCCGAGTCCGCCCTCGGCCTGGGGATCGCGTTCCCCGGCGAGACGGCAGTACTTGCGTTGGGTGCAGCGACCACGACAGGAAGCGACGTGGCCTGGGCGCTGGGTGTGGTCGCCGTCGGGGCCTGCCTGGGCGACCATGTGGGCTATCTGATCGGACGGCGGCTCGGGCCCGCGCTGCGGGAGAGCGCCCTGGTGCGCCGCGTGGGGGTACGACACTGGGACTCCGGCACGCGCATGATGGGCACGTACGGCATGTGGGCGATCGCCGGATCGCGCCTCTTGCCCGGTGTGCGCACGGTCGTGCCAGCGGTCGCGGGTGCGGCGGGCCTGGGATACCGCAGCTTCGTCCTCGGCTCGGTACTCGGCGCGGCGAGCTGGTCCAGCCTCTGGGTGGGTGCGGGGGCGACCGCCCGCAACGCGCTCCCCGAGATGGCTCGCACACTCGGGACAGCCGGGTGGATCGCTGTCGGCGCCATCGCACTGGCCGCCGCGGTCGTGCTCCTGGTGGTGCGGCAGCGACGCCGCCGCGCGCGACGCCTAGCCGACGCCGTCACGCACCGGTGA
- a CDS encoding quinone oxidoreductase family protein: MHAMVAREPGGPETLTLVDRTVPEPGPGQVLVRTEAIGINFIDTYHRSGVYPMDFPLTPGGEGSGVVSALGPGVDTVAVGDRVAWAASASGSYAEQVLVDAAQTLPVPDDLDAETAAAIPLQGMTAHMLVDGVTRLGPGQTVLLTAGAGGVGLLLTQLAVARGARVITTVSSGSKAELSRAAGAAEVIRYDQFDDLPAELPARVRELTDGDGVQVAYDGVGKDTFDACLASVRRRGMLVLFGGASGQVPPFDLQRLNQAGSLFATRPKLFDYIADPAELAWRAGAVFDAAATGALNVRIGARYPLADAADAHRALEGRQTTGKVLLIP, encoded by the coding sequence ATGCATGCGATGGTGGCCCGCGAGCCGGGCGGACCCGAGACCCTGACCCTCGTCGATAGGACGGTGCCGGAGCCCGGACCTGGCCAGGTGCTAGTCCGCACTGAGGCGATTGGGATCAACTTCATCGACACCTATCACCGTTCGGGTGTGTATCCGATGGACTTCCCGCTGACCCCAGGCGGAGAAGGGTCCGGCGTGGTGAGTGCCCTGGGTCCCGGGGTGGACACGGTCGCCGTCGGAGATCGGGTGGCCTGGGCTGCCAGCGCTAGCGGGAGCTACGCCGAACAGGTGCTCGTGGACGCCGCCCAGACCCTTCCGGTGCCCGATGACCTGGACGCCGAGACGGCGGCCGCGATCCCACTGCAAGGGATGACGGCACACATGCTCGTTGACGGCGTCACCCGCCTGGGGCCCGGGCAGACCGTACTGCTCACCGCCGGTGCCGGCGGGGTGGGCCTGCTGCTCACCCAACTCGCCGTGGCACGTGGCGCACGGGTCATCACGACTGTCTCCTCCGGTTCCAAGGCTGAGCTGTCCCGTGCCGCCGGGGCGGCCGAGGTGATCCGCTACGACCAGTTCGACGACCTCCCCGCCGAGTTGCCCGCCCGGGTGCGCGAGCTCACCGACGGCGACGGCGTGCAGGTGGCCTATGACGGCGTCGGCAAAGACACTTTCGACGCCTGCCTGGCGAGCGTGCGCCGCCGGGGGATGCTGGTCCTGTTCGGCGGGGCGAGCGGTCAGGTGCCACCTTTCGACTTGCAACGGCTGAACCAGGCGGGCTCGCTATTCGCCACCCGCCCGAAACTGTTCGACTACATCGCCGACCCGGCCGAGCTGGCGTGGCGAGCAGGCGCCGTGTTCGACGCCGCCGCCACGGGCGCGCTGAACGTGCGGATCGGCGCCCGGTACCCACTCGCCGACGCCGCCGACGCCCACCGCGCCCTCGAAGGACGCCAAACCACGGGGAAGGTCCTGCTGATCCCGTGA
- a CDS encoding sensor histidine kinase has protein sequence MSAVEKPAEADGVARTSLLRRAGRETGYLLLSLPLAIAGFVVFVAGISISAGLLVTLLGLPVMAVALAASHGLGNVERRRLAALGHPVPRTREFQTSERGVRRILTRLRHGQSWLDLLYGLLHFPVSIATFVIAVVWWVVGAGTALYVVWERFLPESSSGLADLLGFPGRAADIVLNTVAGVLLLVSAPWVIRGLVAVHRALARITLGGTSTAALREQIESLTQSRAAVVGAEADTLRRIERDIHDGPQQRLVRMSMDLQSARRRLAEQDPDAAGALIGEAIGQVQASLDELRALSRGIAPPVLADRGLRAAISAVAAQSPIPVELDVALEPDQRLTAARESAAYFVTTEALANAAKHSRATHVRVSVSITDEGALVVQISDDGVGGAHVGKGHGLAGLVDRLAGIDARLQVISPDGEGTRVVAII, from the coding sequence ATGAGCGCCGTCGAGAAGCCCGCCGAGGCCGATGGTGTGGCACGAACCTCCCTGCTGCGCCGTGCCGGTCGCGAGACGGGCTACCTGCTGCTCAGCCTGCCACTGGCGATCGCCGGGTTCGTGGTCTTCGTCGCGGGGATCTCCATCAGTGCAGGGCTGCTCGTCACCCTGCTGGGGTTGCCGGTGATGGCTGTGGCGCTGGCCGCGAGCCACGGGCTGGGCAACGTGGAACGGCGCCGCCTTGCTGCGCTCGGGCACCCGGTACCCCGCACCCGTGAGTTCCAGACCTCCGAACGTGGAGTGCGCCGCATCCTGACCCGGCTCAGGCACGGGCAGAGTTGGCTCGATCTCCTCTACGGGCTGCTACATTTTCCGGTCTCGATCGCCACCTTCGTGATCGCCGTGGTGTGGTGGGTGGTGGGTGCCGGTACGGCGCTGTACGTCGTCTGGGAGCGGTTCCTGCCCGAGAGCAGCAGCGGGCTGGCTGACCTGCTCGGCTTCCCCGGGCGCGCTGCAGACATCGTGCTGAACACCGTGGCCGGCGTACTCCTGCTGGTCAGCGCGCCCTGGGTGATCCGCGGTCTGGTTGCCGTGCACCGAGCGTTGGCGCGGATCACCCTCGGTGGAACATCCACCGCCGCGCTCCGTGAACAGATCGAGTCCTTGACCCAGTCCCGTGCTGCCGTCGTCGGAGCCGAGGCGGACACCCTGCGCCGGATCGAGCGGGACATCCACGATGGTCCGCAGCAGCGACTGGTGCGGATGAGCATGGACCTGCAGTCCGCCCGCCGCCGGCTGGCTGAGCAAGATCCGGACGCCGCCGGAGCGCTGATCGGTGAGGCGATCGGACAGGTCCAGGCCAGTCTGGACGAATTGCGAGCACTCTCCCGTGGCATCGCGCCCCCAGTGCTTGCCGACCGCGGCCTGCGTGCAGCGATCTCGGCGGTCGCGGCGCAATCGCCGATCCCGGTGGAGCTCGACGTCGCCCTCGAACCGGACCAGAGGCTCACCGCGGCGCGCGAGTCCGCTGCGTACTTCGTGACCACGGAGGCACTCGCCAACGCAGCCAAGCACAGCCGCGCCACGCACGTGCGGGTGTCGGTCTCGATCACCGATGAGGGCGCGCTGGTGGTGCAGATCAGCGACGACGGTGTCGGCGGTGCGCACGTGGGCAAGGGTCACGGGCTCGCGGGACTGGTGGACCGGCTCGCCGGTATCGACGCGCGGCTGCAGGTGATCAGCCCGGACGGCGAGGGGACTCGGGTCGTCGCCATCATCTGA
- a CDS encoding response regulator transcription factor, with product MRVALAEDSVLLREGLVRLLQEADCEVVAAVGDGDSLVRAVREYRPDVAVLDVRMPPSYTDEGLRAALTVRAEAPGTAVLVLSQYVEGSYADDLLVSGGGVGYLLKDRVADLAELTDALDRVVAGGTVLDPTVVAQLFAARRPLPVQRLSPREREVLGLMAEGRTNAAIARKLVVTAKAVEKHVSSIFDKLDLPPSTDDHRRVLAVLTWLREAASDRTGAPVTGA from the coding sequence ATGCGAGTCGCCCTGGCCGAAGATTCGGTGCTACTCCGGGAAGGACTCGTTCGACTCCTACAGGAGGCAGACTGTGAGGTAGTCGCCGCCGTCGGTGATGGCGACTCGCTTGTGCGTGCTGTCCGCGAGTACCGCCCGGACGTGGCCGTCCTCGACGTCCGGATGCCCCCGTCGTACACCGACGAGGGCCTCCGCGCGGCGCTGACGGTTCGCGCCGAGGCGCCGGGAACGGCAGTGCTCGTGCTCTCCCAGTACGTGGAGGGGTCCTATGCGGACGATCTGCTGGTCAGCGGCGGTGGGGTGGGTTATCTCCTCAAGGATCGGGTCGCTGACCTGGCCGAGCTCACCGACGCCCTGGACCGGGTGGTCGCGGGCGGCACCGTGCTCGACCCCACCGTTGTGGCCCAGCTGTTTGCGGCGAGGCGCCCGCTCCCCGTGCAACGGCTCTCCCCACGGGAACGGGAAGTGCTCGGCCTGATGGCCGAGGGGCGGACCAACGCGGCGATCGCGCGGAAACTGGTGGTCACCGCAAAGGCCGTGGAGAAGCATGTGTCGTCGATCTTCGACAAGCTTGACCTCCCGCCGTCCACGGACGATCACCGGCGGGTACTGGCCGTGCTGACCTGGTTGCGCGAGGCTGCCTCGGACCGCACCGGTGCACCGGTCACCGGTGCGTGA
- a CDS encoding acyltransferase family protein produces MTTTLTGPRTSVPPEHSVSRDGFVDTLRVFAIVLVVLQHWLMPVIAYKDGQLHTGNALSADLGWMITWISQVMPLIFFAGGAAAAISLRRRRAQGAVSDSGWVADRVRRLAVPVLGLAAVWLPGPHLLLTLGVPAEPVITAARLVGALLWFLAAYVLITMASPLMLRLADTWRGREVAVLALGAVVVDVLRFSTDASWLGYANVILIWGAVHQFGVHYGSGRLTAVRGRRALALAAAGFTGTALAVTFGPYPLSMIGMPGDAVSNMNPPAAVLLALAAGQLGLALWMRPMITLWAARRPVARGLSRASSSAMTIYLWHTPALVLVAGVAVLGFGQHTPEPGSGMWFTQLPLWLTLLSVMLIVLVRLAARVERFVLPSAPVAPAQVVGASLLVAFGLLGLTLNGFRPDLAAPIVATVAIAAGVLLLGAPLTWSSQARTGRLSA; encoded by the coding sequence ATGACCACAACCCTGACCGGGCCGAGAACATCGGTCCCCCCGGAACACTCCGTCTCCCGGGACGGCTTCGTCGACACCCTCCGCGTGTTCGCGATCGTCCTCGTCGTCCTCCAGCACTGGCTGATGCCCGTGATCGCGTACAAGGACGGGCAACTGCACACCGGCAACGCCCTCTCGGCCGATCTCGGCTGGATGATCACCTGGATCAGTCAGGTGATGCCGTTGATCTTCTTCGCCGGCGGTGCCGCTGCCGCGATCAGCCTGCGCCGACGCCGAGCCCAGGGCGCAGTCTCCGACTCCGGTTGGGTGGCGGACCGGGTCCGCCGACTCGCCGTGCCCGTCCTCGGACTCGCTGCGGTGTGGCTTCCCGGACCACACCTCCTGCTCACCCTCGGTGTGCCGGCCGAGCCGGTGATCACGGCCGCACGCCTGGTCGGGGCGCTGCTCTGGTTCCTCGCCGCCTATGTCCTGATCACCATGGCCAGCCCTCTGATGCTCCGGCTCGCCGATACCTGGCGCGGCCGGGAGGTGGCGGTGCTTGCCCTGGGCGCGGTGGTCGTGGATGTGCTCCGGTTCTCCACCGATGCGTCCTGGCTGGGATACGCGAACGTGATCCTCATCTGGGGAGCGGTGCACCAGTTCGGTGTGCACTACGGTTCCGGCAGGCTCACAGCCGTCCGCGGCAGGCGTGCCCTCGCCCTCGCCGCAGCGGGATTCACCGGAACAGCCCTGGCGGTCACCTTCGGCCCGTACCCGCTCTCCATGATCGGCATGCCGGGGGACGCAGTGTCCAATATGAACCCACCGGCAGCCGTCCTGCTCGCCCTCGCGGCCGGGCAGCTCGGTCTCGCCCTCTGGATGCGGCCGATGATTACCCTCTGGGCGGCCCGACGTCCGGTGGCCCGGGGTCTGAGCCGCGCATCCTCCTCGGCGATGACGATCTACCTGTGGCACACGCCGGCGCTCGTGCTGGTGGCCGGTGTGGCCGTACTGGGCTTCGGGCAGCACACCCCTGAGCCGGGCAGTGGCATGTGGTTCACACAACTGCCGCTGTGGTTGACCCTGCTGTCCGTCATGCTGATTGTGCTGGTACGTCTCGCGGCCCGAGTGGAGCGATTCGTCCTGCCCTCGGCCCCTGTTGCACCCGCCCAAGTCGTTGGGGCGTCGCTGCTCGTGGCGTTTGGGCTCCTCGGGCTCACCCTGAACGGGTTCAGACCGGATCTCGCGGCTCCGATCGTGGCCACGGTGGCCATTGCTGCAGGGGTGCTCCTGCTGGGAGCTCCATTGACTTGGTCATCGCAGGCGCGGACCGGCAGGCTGAGCGCATGA
- a CDS encoding MFS transporter, with protein sequence MNRQLGAGLTVALGLLVLCSFGTWYYGYGVLIEPIARETGWSQTTLTSAYGVALLLVGVGSVFAGRASDRFGPHLVLVVAAGCTLAASGVAASASSPAVFLAGAILTQACVGAVGYYALAHAIIARVAPKGRTRGITRNTLFGAFASTVFLPVMAWSATQWGWRPTMMAAGCVVAAAMLWTAALVRHLGGADGSGASLLGGLAYAIRDARLRRLLALGVVGGAMMSVLLLFQVPAMVEAGLTLAMASALAGARGAFQIAGRLPLPWVLDRVPHRLVVRVCLLLFGLPALLLPFSDSMTAAIAFVVLAGIGVGTFSTMESVYTVEFVDARSVGLMLGAYALARGVGSAVGPTLAGWTVDAFQTRVPVLIALAVLALLAVVLVPRPVER encoded by the coding sequence GTGAATAGGCAGCTTGGCGCCGGGTTAACCGTTGCGCTCGGCCTCCTCGTGCTGTGCTCCTTCGGTACCTGGTACTACGGCTACGGCGTGCTGATCGAGCCGATTGCACGGGAGACCGGCTGGAGCCAGACCACGCTCACCAGCGCCTATGGGGTGGCGCTGCTGCTGGTTGGGGTTGGTTCAGTCTTTGCCGGGCGGGCCAGTGACCGGTTCGGCCCGCACCTGGTGCTCGTGGTCGCGGCCGGGTGCACGCTGGCAGCCAGCGGGGTCGCCGCGTCAGCGAGCAGCCCGGCGGTGTTCTTGGCGGGTGCGATCCTCACCCAAGCGTGCGTGGGGGCAGTCGGCTATTACGCGTTAGCGCACGCGATCATTGCCCGTGTGGCCCCGAAAGGGCGCACGCGGGGGATCACCCGGAACACCCTCTTCGGGGCCTTCGCGAGCACCGTTTTTCTACCGGTGATGGCCTGGTCGGCCACCCAGTGGGGTTGGCGGCCCACGATGATGGCGGCCGGGTGTGTGGTTGCAGCCGCGATGCTGTGGACGGCTGCCCTGGTGCGCCACCTCGGTGGGGCGGACGGCTCCGGTGCCAGCCTGCTCGGTGGGCTCGCCTACGCGATCCGCGACGCGCGGTTGCGGCGGTTGCTCGCCCTCGGGGTGGTCGGCGGAGCGATGATGTCGGTGCTGCTGCTCTTCCAGGTGCCGGCGATGGTGGAGGCCGGGCTGACCCTCGCGATGGCGTCGGCGTTGGCTGGTGCCCGAGGAGCGTTCCAGATCGCCGGCCGGCTGCCACTGCCGTGGGTCCTCGACCGCGTTCCGCACCGGCTGGTGGTGCGGGTGTGCCTGCTGCTGTTCGGCTTGCCAGCGCTGCTGCTGCCGTTCTCGGATTCGATGACGGCGGCCATCGCCTTCGTGGTGTTGGCCGGGATCGGGGTGGGCACCTTCTCCACGATGGAAAGCGTGTACACGGTGGAGTTCGTGGACGCCCGGTCCGTCGGCCTGATGCTCGGTGCGTACGCGCTCGCACGCGGCGTCGGTTCGGCCGTCGGACCCACCCTGGCCGGGTGGACGGTGGATGCCTTCCAGACCCGGGTTCCGGTGCTGATCGCACTGGCCGTACTGGCCCTGCTGGCCGTGGTGCTGGTCCCCCGGCCGGTGGAGCGCTGA
- a CDS encoding ArsR/SmtB family transcription factor: MARAATTSDVFNAIAEPQRRDILVLLRAGERPVTELAQELGISQPGASKHLRVLREVGLVQDRKAGKQRLYGLDARGLRPVHEWTGGFEQFWNESFDRLDAYVQDLKQQRQE, encoded by the coding sequence ATGGCACGCGCAGCAACGACATCGGACGTCTTCAACGCGATCGCCGAACCGCAACGCCGGGACATCCTCGTGCTGTTGCGGGCGGGTGAGCGGCCGGTGACCGAACTGGCCCAGGAGCTGGGCATCAGCCAGCCCGGGGCGTCCAAACACCTCCGGGTACTCCGGGAGGTCGGGCTCGTCCAGGACCGCAAGGCCGGCAAGCAACGCCTGTACGGCCTTGATGCCCGCGGGCTGCGACCAGTCCATGAGTGGACCGGCGGCTTCGAGCAGTTCTGGAACGAGAGCTTCGACCGCTTGGACGCGTACGTACAAGACCTGAAACAGCAGAGGCAGGAGTAG
- a CDS encoding alpha/beta hydrolase translates to MSNTIARVPLVLAPGATELLTAGAAGFILALAGGGYENRSDHEGSGTAEWLTAQGIAAGHLDYPVAPARYPDALDQVLLALADLRAGMYGQVSGPIGVIGYSAGGHLAGTVATATDAERAALAVREGVTPATLARPDLVTMGYPVFSLVGRAHVGSRLNLLGPDHAEELAYALSVENRVDSAAPPAFVWHTADDTTVPVENTLAAVSAWRAARVDVEAHVYPNGVHGVGLALGEAGSVATWSQQWLRWLNGQGVRPAA, encoded by the coding sequence ATGTCGAACACGATCGCTCGCGTCCCACTCGTTCTTGCTCCAGGTGCCACCGAGCTACTGACCGCGGGAGCGGCAGGATTCATACTCGCGCTCGCCGGCGGCGGGTACGAGAATCGCAGTGATCACGAGGGCTCGGGCACGGCCGAGTGGCTGACCGCGCAGGGCATCGCGGCCGGGCACCTGGACTACCCGGTGGCACCGGCCCGCTATCCAGACGCCCTCGACCAGGTGCTGCTCGCCCTCGCCGATCTGCGAGCCGGGATGTATGGCCAGGTCAGCGGTCCGATCGGCGTGATCGGGTACTCCGCCGGTGGCCATCTCGCCGGAACTGTCGCCACGGCCACGGACGCTGAACGAGCGGCGCTGGCGGTGCGCGAAGGAGTCACACCTGCCACGCTGGCCCGACCCGATCTGGTCACGATGGGCTACCCCGTGTTCTCCCTGGTGGGACGAGCCCACGTGGGTTCGCGGCTCAACCTGCTCGGTCCGGACCACGCCGAGGAACTTGCGTATGCGCTGAGTGTCGAGAACCGCGTGGATTCTGCCGCTCCCCCGGCGTTCGTGTGGCACACCGCAGACGACACCACCGTCCCCGTGGAGAACACGCTCGCCGCCGTCTCAGCATGGCGAGCGGCCCGGGTGGACGTGGAGGCGCACGTGTACCCGAACGGCGTGCACGGGGTCGGCCTGGCGCTCGGCGAAGCCGGATCCGTGGCAACCTGGTCGCAGCAGTGGCTGCGTTGGCTCAACGGTCAGGGCGTCCGACCGGCGGCCTGA
- a CDS encoding SRPBCC family protein: MSTSGQAMPGPSATADREIVIDRLIDAPRELVFEAFTQVRHLSQWWGPEGFTTTTRAFEFRVGGVWDFVMHGPDGTDYPEWITWTGIAAPERIELLHGESRDDPNAFETVLTFMPDGAATRIEMCTVFPTKELRDEAIEKHGAIEGGRQTLGNLASYVAEFVHKGAQG, from the coding sequence ATGAGCACATCCGGACAAGCAATGCCGGGTCCGTCGGCAACAGCCGACCGCGAGATCGTGATCGACCGGTTGATCGACGCACCACGAGAGCTGGTGTTCGAAGCGTTCACGCAGGTGCGGCACCTCTCCCAGTGGTGGGGCCCTGAGGGCTTCACCACCACCACGCGGGCGTTTGAGTTCCGCGTCGGCGGAGTGTGGGACTTCGTGATGCACGGACCGGACGGGACGGACTACCCCGAGTGGATCACCTGGACCGGGATCGCCGCGCCGGAGCGGATCGAGCTGCTCCACGGCGAATCGCGGGACGACCCGAACGCCTTCGAGACGGTGCTGACCTTCATGCCCGACGGCGCGGCGACCCGGATCGAGATGTGCACCGTGTTCCCCACCAAGGAACTGCGCGACGAGGCGATCGAGAAACACGGCGCGATCGAGGGTGGCCGGCAGACCCTGGGCAACCTGGCTTCCTATGTCGCAGAATTCGTTCACAAGGGAGCGCAGGGCTGA